In a genomic window of Erinaceus europaeus chromosome 12, mEriEur2.1, whole genome shotgun sequence:
- the KIF2B gene encoding kinesin-like protein KIF2B, producing the protein MTSRLCLPLTPNFSGLKPKFGAIQVGICVAIQRSDGRTHLAVVTEIKRDEAWVTVEWVEKGAKKGKKISLETIFLLNPALVSAEYSRPPKSLPPLSLAPTPAIGDQNKATRWIAMIPQKNEMPSGDSPTLGIPSTPFLMKQKKSPCLREIEKLQLQREKRRRLQQDIRAQRALNANTGNPNYEIMHMIEEYRRHLEGSNLANLEPREERGKICVCVRKRPLNQREASLKDLDIITIPSDNVVMVHESKQKVDLTRYLEHQAFYFDHAFDDKASNELVYQFTAQPLVESIFRKGMATCFAYGQTGSGKTHTMGGVFAGQNQDCSKGIYALVAQDVFLLFKTSAYQNLNLKVYGAFFEIYGGKVYDLLNWKRKLQVLEDGSQQMQVIGLQEQEVCCVEDVLNLVELGNSCRTSGQTSVNAHSSRSHAVFQIILKSQGKLHGKFSLVDLAGNERGADTAKATRKRQLEGAEINKSLLALKECIRALGQNKPHTPFRASKLTQVLRDSFIGQNSFTCMIATISPGMASCENTLNTLRYANRVKELTLNVKPQHPCLYRVRHKVPRVLENHIRNSKMSLQREEFTKISSLQNEEAETNEIETLSMALKNKKDSWERSSQWSGTNTQERADRVNYNVDFWITQLLSVLDQKIGFLTEIQKKLKVLQDDLRNKSKLE; encoded by the coding sequence ATGACCAGCCGGTTATGCCTACCTCTCACTCCAAACTTCTCAGGCTTGAAACCAAAATTTGGAGCTATCCAAGTGGGTATCTGCGTGGCGATCCAGCGCAGCGATGGGCGGACCCACCTTGCTGTGGTCACAGAGATCAAACGAGATGAGGCTTGGGTCACCGTAGAGTGGGTCGAAAAAGGAGCCAAAAAAGGCAAAAAGATCAGTTTAGAAACCATCTTCCTGCTGAATCCCGCACTAGTCTCTGCTGAGTATTCTAGACCTCCCAAGTCATTACCCCCTCTGTCGCTAGCGCCCACTCCGGCCATAGGAGACCAGAATAAGGCAACACGGTGGATCGCAATGATCCCCCAGAAAAATGAAATGCCCTCAGGGGATAGTCCAACCTTGGGAATCCCCAGCACTCCTTTCCTAATGAAGCAAAAAAAATCGCCCTGCTTAAGGGAAATTGAAAAATTACAACTGCAGCGGGAGAAACGCAGGAGACTGCAGCAGGACATCCGAGCACAACGTGCCCTCAATGCCAACACAGGAAACCCCAACTATGAGATCATGCATATGATCGAAGAGTACCGCAGACATTTGGAAGGCAGCAATCTGGCTAACCTGGAGCCCCGGGAAGAGCGTGGGAAGATCTGTGTCTGCGTGAGGAAGCGGCCTCTCAACCAGAGGGAGGCTTCCCTGAAGGATCTGGATATTATCACCATACCCTCAGACAATGTGGTCATGGTGCACGAGTCCAAACAGAAGGTGGATCTCACACGCTATCTGGAACACCAGGCCTTTTACTTCGACCACGCCTTCGATGACAAGGCCTCTAATGAGTTGGTGTACCAGTTCACCGCCCAGCCGCTAGTGGAATCCATCTTCCGCAAGGGCATGGCTACTTGCTTTGCCTATGGGCAGACAGGCAGTGGAAAAACACATACTATGGGTGGCGTGTTTGCAGGACAGAACCAAGACTGTTCTAAAGGCATTTATGCCCTTGTGGCACAGGATGTCTTCCTCCTATTTAAGACCTCAGCTTACCAGAACCTGAACCTCAAAGTTTATGGAGCATTTTTTGAAATTTATGGGGGCAAGGTCTATGATTTGTTGAACTGGAAAAGGAAGTTGCAAGTCCTTGAGGATGGCAGTCAGCAAATGCAGGTGATTGGGCTGCAGGAGCAGGAGGTGTGTTGTGTGGAAGATGTACTGAATCTTGTGGAACTGGGGAACAGCTGCCGAACTTCAGGACAGACATCAGTCAATGCCCACTCTTCGAGGAGTCATGCAGTATTCCAGATCATTCTTAAGTCACAGGGAAAACTTCATGGTAAGTTTTCCCTTGTTGACTTAGCTGGGAATGAAAGAGGAGCAGACACTGCCAAGGCTACTAGGAAAAGGCAGCTCGAAGGAGCTGAGATCAATAAAAGTCTACTAGCGCTCAAGGAATGTATCCGGGCTTTGGGTCAGAACAAGCCCCATACCCCCTTCAGAGCCAGCAAACTCACACAGGTGCTCCGGGATTCCTTCATAGGCCAGAACTCCTTTACTTGCATGATTGCAACTATCTCTCCAGGGATGGCCTCTTGTGAAAACACCCTCAACACTTTAAGATATGCAAATAGAGTGAAAGAATTAACTCTGAATGTAAAGCCCCAACATCCTTGTCTCTATAGAGTTAGGCACAAGGTACCAAGAGTGTTAGAAAATCATATCAGAAACTCAAAAATGTCCCTCCAGAGGGAAGAATTTACTAAAATTTCTTCTTTACAAAATGAAGAGGCAGagactaatgaaattgaaactttGTCTATGGCATTAAAGAACAAAAAGGATTCATGGGAGAGATCCAGTCAGTGGTCTGGGACCAACACCCAGGAAAGAGCTGATAGGGTGAACTATAATGTTGATTTTTGGATTACACAGTTATTGTCTGTTTTGGATCAGAAAATAGGTTTTCTGACCGAGATTCAAAAGAAACTGAAAGTATTACAAGATGATCTCAGAAACAAGAGTAAATTGGAATGA